CGCCATGGCCATCCTCGTTGCTCAGGATATGCTCCCTAAGGTTCTATCAGAAACGGCAGCTAGCGTTATCGTTGTTACGGATCCATACAACGCCTTCCTGGACCTCCTTCCGTTATTTTTTGAACAGACAAAACCAACCCCAGGCATTCATCCAAGCGCTATCATCGCAGAGGATGTCGTAATAGGGGCTGCCGTTTCAATCGGAGCGCACTGTAACGTAGCTCAGGGCTCTATTATTGGAGATAACTCTATATTGCATCCACACGTTCGCATTTATGAAGGAGTTACGATCGGCAGCAACGTCGAACTCTTTAGTGGGGTCAGAATCAGAGAGGGTTCCATTCTCGGAAAAAACATAACGATCCATGACAACTCTGTAATAGGGGCTGATGGTTTCGGATACACCCCCGATCCACGTTATGGCATTCGCAAAGTTCCGCAGGTTGGGCATGTTGAGATTGGCGACAGAGTGGAGATCGGCGCAAATACATGTATCGATCGTGGCAGTATTGGCGCAACTACGATCGGCGCAGGAACTAAGATCGACAACCTAGTTCAGATCGGGCACAACGTGACAGTCGGAGAGAACTGCCTAATATGTGCTCACGTAGCTATCGGCGGCAGCACCGTTATAGGGGCGGGGGTCATTATTGGTGGGGCGAGCGGTGTGGCGGATCATTTATATATCGCTCCAGGTACTCGCGTAGCTGGCTGGTGCGGCGT
The genomic region above belongs to Pseudomonadota bacterium and contains:
- the lpxD gene encoding UDP-3-O-(3-hydroxymyristoyl)glucosamine N-acyltransferase, which gives rise to AMAILVAQDMLPKVLSETAASVIVVTDPYNAFLDLLPLFFEQTKPTPGIHPSAIIAEDVVIGAAVSIGAHCNVAQGSIIGDNSILHPHVRIYEGVTIGSNVELFSGVRIREGSILGKNITIHDNSVIGADGFGYTPDPRYGIRKVPQVGHVEIGDRVEIGANTCIDRGSIGATTIGAGTKIDNLVQIGHNVTVGENCLICAHVAIGGSTVIGAGVIIGGASGVADHLYIAPGTRVAGWCGVTHSINEPGDYMGNPAIKAGQWRRLQVRLKQISEDRAAGRKATRK